The nucleotide sequence CGtggaaatttttacgaaatagcCGACGAATAGAGGGGAGCGGGGAGTGAGGGATGGGGCGTCGAGAACATCAAGATTGCTCAAAGAGAAAATGCACGCGtcaaataataatgcaatacggataatttttatgcagatcgacgttcgtttcgtttcccCTTTCTATTAATTCGCCGCGCTAGGCGTTACGCAGTAGATAGAAAACGTATAGATCGTATGATATATCTTTATCCCGCTGACAACTTCGGTTACAGAACAGGTGTACCTCCGTAACGTAACGCATTAAACGGTGAAAGTCTCGATTCCATCCGATCGCGTAACCCGTCAAAGCGATTCTCCCCCTCCCGAGCAATCTTGCAATGTCTCCTAACATTATATAATCGGTTTGTttgttatgtataaaaaaatatcgctttattcgttcataaaaaaaagaaaaagaaataaacatatcgtacaataaaatacaatttgacGATGTTGGGGATCACGGATGATGAATACAATATTGGTACATTTCGACCGACGTCTAACAAGGTACACTACGTTTCCTCGCCGATCGGTCCTGTTCACGTTCACGACCAGCAAACCAGTCTCGAAtgattttgaagaagaaagaatttacgAAAGAATTACCGTGTCTCGTCCCGATCGACGAACGAAACGTACGAAAGTGAAAGACTACGATGCACCGCCGAGTCTTTGGTTCAGTAATGTTCGTGACCTCCGAAACCGCCTCCGAAATCGTGGCCGCCGCCTAAGCTGAGCCCACCTTCGAATCCTCCGCCGCCGAATCCTCCGCCGAATCCTCCTCCGTGCTCCTTAACTATAAGCGGTACAGGCTCCTTCACGACCACAGGCACCTTGACAGGGTAGGGCACTGGTTTTGGTACCGTGACAGGCACCTTGACCGGCACCTTGACCGGCAAAGGTACTTTTATCGGCACTTTGACCGGCACCTTGACGGGATACGGTACAGGCTTCTCGACCGGGTAGGGCACATGCTTCTCGACCGTGACCGGGTAAGGTTGGGGCACGTGGACGGGGACTGGCTTGTCGATCGGGACTTTGACCGGCACGCTGACCGGGACGGGTACGTGTTTCGTGACCTCAACCGGATAAGGTTCGGGCACGTGGACGGTCTTTGTGACCGTGACTGCCTTGATGTGATCGGTGGATATGTGCTCGCCTCCCAATCCGCCTCCCAATCCGCCTCCGAATCCTCCACCTCCGCCGCCGAAACCACCTCCGAACCCGTGATCGCCCAAGCTAAGCTCCAACCCGCGCTTCGTCTTCTCCTCCTTTGGTTGAGCGCTCGACTCCGCCGTTTTTTTCGTCTCCTCGGCCATGGCCGAGAGGACCAGGCCGCAGATAAGTAAGATCTGAGGAGAATAAATTATGGGTTATTAAGTTTCGCTTTCCCATTTTCCCATTTGGGGGAAAGAAGATTCCGTTAGAAAAGAAGATGGATCGGAATTTAGGAGAATTTAGAACGGGAATGATGGATGGAAAGGGAAACTTGGTTCTGTTCGAGTGGAAGttggatattattttctttctctacgAGAGAAATCTTCACCGATTCTTTTATCATTGCTC is from Apis mellifera strain DH4 linkage group LG2, Amel_HAv3.1, whole genome shotgun sequence and encodes:
- the LOC100578514 gene encoding keratinocyte proline-rich protein, with protein sequence MNSTEKLKILLICGLVLSAMAEETKKTAESSAQPKEEKTKRGLELSLGDHGFGGGFGGGGGGFGGGLGGGLGGEHISTDHIKAVTVTKTVHVPEPYPVEVTKHVPVPVSVPVKVPIDKPVPVHVPQPYPVTVEKHVPYPVEKPVPYPVKVPVKVPIKVPLPVKVPVKVPVTVPKPVPYPVKVPVVVKEPVPLIVKEHGGGFGGGFGGGGFEGGLSLGGGHDFGGGFGGHEHY